In Erigeron canadensis isolate Cc75 chromosome 1, C_canadensis_v1, whole genome shotgun sequence, a single window of DNA contains:
- the LOC122596842 gene encoding ethylene-responsive transcription factor ERF086 has protein sequence MSNSKSSTKLKSIETNNPHHIEMGFTILQRNTSIPQSTERRGRKKEAEPGRFLGVRRRPWGRYAAEIRDPTTKERHWLGTFDTAQEAALAYDRAALSMKGTQARTNFIYATDHDNFNNNTNFHSLISPLDVQTFFQPTQLFNNAPPPPATNNPKQQSIINPNYNALSQTPNQSGLDTCHDQSATDFTINEVVDNSGYIGCIVPDDYLNPRRNDHINYASSDQDNINIETSQVFSFNEDEHQELYGDYMLGGSSESSSWETMNGYDLSAIVNYPTPSLMDDVGLYDPNSSYEFMAGGASSNVTNCPTSTTSCGSYNDIVGIGYSL, from the coding sequence ATGTCAAACTCCAAATCTTCAACTAAGCTTAAATCCATTGAAACCAACAACCCTCATCATATCGAAATGGGATTCACCATACTTCAAAGGAACACTTCCATTCCTCAATCCACCGAAAGAAGAGGTCGTAAAAAGGAGGCCGAGCCAGGGCGGTTCCTTGGCGTCAGAAGAAGGCCGTGGGGACGATACGCCGCGGAAATAAGAGACCCCACAACCAAAGAAAGACATTGGCTTGGAACATTTGACACTGCCCAAGAAGCTGCTCTTGCTTATGATAGAGCTGCCCTTTCCATGAAAGGCACCCAAGCAAGAACCAACTTTATCTATGCTACTGATCatgataattttaataataatactaatttcCACTCTTTAATCTCCCCTCTTGATGTACAAACCTTTTTCCAGCCTACACAACTCTTCAATAATGCACCTCCTCCTCCAGCAACTAACAACCCTAAGCAGCAATCCATTATTAATCCTAATTATAATGCCCTCTCTCAAACCCCTAACCAATCAGGCCTTGACACTTGTCATGACCAGTCTGCCACTGACTTTACGATTAATGAAGTAGTTGACAACTCTGGTTATATTGGCTGCATTGTGCCTGATGATTACTTAAATCCTAGaagaaatgaccatattaattATGCAAGTAGTGATCAAGATAATATTAATATAGAAACAAGCCAAGTGTTTTCATTTAATGAAGATGAGCATCAGGAGCTATACGGTGACTACATGTTGGGTGGTAGTAGTGAAAGTTCATCATGGGAGACGATGAACGGATACGATTTGTCAGCAATCGTTAATTACCCGACGCCATCTTTGATGGACGACGTCGGTTTATATGATCCGAATTCGAGCTATGAGTTTATGGCTGGCGGGGCTAGTAGCAACGTGACTAATTGTCCAACTAGTACTACTAGCTGCGGCTCCTATAATGACATAGTTGGTATTGGATATTCCCTTTAA
- the LOC122584890 gene encoding uncharacterized protein LOC122584890 gives MKFLGWYVKIAVVSAAIGGSMEYFMIKTGFYDKVTALESEKMAWENSPEAQAMREALNPWRNTDANAKKSS, from the exons atgaaGTTTCTGGGCTGGTATGTCAAGATTGCCGTTGTATCCGCAGCTATTGGAGGATCTATGGAGTATTTCATGATCAAAACCGGTTTCT ATGACAAAGTGACGGCTCTTGAGTCAGAGAAGATGGCATGGGAGAATTCACCAGAAGCTCAGGCCATGAGAGAAGCTCTCAACCCTTGGAGAAACACTGATGCAAATGCAAAGAAATCTTCCTAA